One window of the Pelomicrobium methylotrophicum genome contains the following:
- the tig gene encoding trigger factor — protein MQIHLENLGALKRRLDVSLPQSQIEAEVESRLKRIARTAKMHGFRPGKVPLKVIAQTYGPQVRQEVLGETVQRSFAEAVRERNLKVAGFPRFEPKPAPEGSADFQYSATFEIYPEVKLGDLTAVTIERPVHEVTEADVDQTIEALRKQRITFAAVERAAEQGDRLTIDYQGTLDGQGFEGHQGQGVTVLLGEGRLLPEFEQNLLGARAGETKRFEVRFPEDDHRKEVAGKTVTFEVTVRSVEAPRLPEVDAEFASSLGIADGDLEKMRSEVRANVEREVKRRLQARLKENVMQALLDTSSLELPQALVEAEQHRLADSARQDLQARGIKVEGAPLPLELFVEQAQRRVKLGLILAEMVKVHGLHAKPAQVRAIVEELAQSYEHPEEVVKWYYSKPERLNDAEALALEENVVNWVLSQAKVVDKPVGFDELTGK, from the coding sequence ATGCAGATTCACCTGGAGAACTTGGGTGCGCTGAAGCGCCGCCTGGACGTATCGCTTCCTCAGTCGCAGATCGAAGCCGAGGTGGAAAGCCGTCTGAAGCGCATCGCGCGCACAGCCAAGATGCACGGCTTCCGTCCCGGCAAGGTGCCGCTCAAAGTGATCGCCCAGACTTACGGACCGCAAGTCCGCCAAGAAGTCCTGGGGGAGACGGTGCAAAGGAGCTTTGCCGAGGCGGTGCGGGAGCGCAACCTGAAAGTGGCAGGGTTCCCCCGCTTCGAGCCCAAGCCGGCGCCCGAAGGCAGCGCCGACTTCCAGTATAGCGCCACGTTTGAGATCTACCCGGAAGTGAAGCTGGGGGATTTAACGGCCGTCACGATCGAGCGGCCGGTGCACGAAGTCACTGAAGCCGATGTGGACCAGACCATCGAGGCGCTGCGCAAGCAGCGCATCACCTTTGCCGCGGTCGAGCGGGCGGCCGAACAGGGAGACCGACTGACGATTGACTACCAGGGAACCTTGGACGGGCAGGGCTTCGAGGGTCACCAGGGCCAGGGTGTCACGGTGCTCCTGGGCGAGGGACGGCTGCTACCGGAATTCGAGCAAAACCTCCTGGGCGCCCGCGCGGGCGAGACGAAGCGCTTTGAGGTGCGTTTTCCAGAGGACGACCACAGAAAGGAAGTTGCAGGAAAAACAGTCACTTTCGAGGTGACGGTGAGGTCCGTGGAGGCGCCCCGGCTGCCGGAGGTGGATGCCGAGTTTGCCAGCTCTCTGGGGATCGCGGACGGGGACTTGGAGAAGATGCGCTCGGAAGTGCGGGCCAACGTGGAGCGGGAGGTCAAGCGCCGCCTGCAGGCCCGGCTCAAGGAGAACGTGATGCAGGCGCTCCTCGACACGAGCAGCCTGGAGCTTCCGCAGGCTTTGGTGGAGGCCGAGCAGCATCGGCTCGCGGACAGCGCGCGGCAGGATTTGCAGGCGCGGGGCATCAAAGTAGAGGGCGCTCCCCTGCCGCTCGAGTTGTTCGTGGAGCAGGCGCAGCGCCGGGTAAAGCTGGGCCTGATTCTTGCTGAAATGGTGAAGGTCCATGGCCTTCACGCGAAGCCGGCGCAGGTACGGGCCATCGTCGAGGAGCTGGCCCAGAGCTACGAACATCCGGAGGAGGTGGTGAAGTGGTACTATTCCAAACCGGAGCGATTGAACGATGCCGAGGCTCTGGCGCTCGAAGAAAATGTGGTCAACTGGGTGCTGAGCCAGGCGAAGGTGGTGGACAAACCTGTTGGCTTCGACGAACTCACGGGGAAGTGA
- the hpnD gene encoding presqualene diphosphate synthase HpnD: MTPDEYCAQKAAQPGSALYYSLRCLPRDKRRAATAIYAFVRETEDAVRDCSDPGVARTRLAWWRAQTAQVYEGRPQHPVAQALASVVRHYALPQEQFQEIVDGVETELNCWRFADFKALQLHCHRLGSIPAVLAAEIYGYQDRRTLKFAHDLGLALRLTTIVLDVGADARRGRLYLPEDELAAHGVTALDSSRLCPEPNLTALLRCQIERCDRLYAQALAQLPAADRRAQRPALALAAIGRALLDEIRDNPAQVLTARIDLTPLRKLWLAWRTCTFT; this comes from the coding sequence ATGACCCCCGACGAATACTGCGCCCAAAAGGCTGCCCAGCCGGGTTCGGCGCTCTACTACAGCCTGCGCTGCCTGCCGAGGGACAAACGTCGGGCGGCCACCGCCATCTACGCCTTTGTACGCGAGACGGAAGATGCCGTCCGGGACTGCTCGGACCCGGGGGTTGCCAGAACCCGCCTCGCCTGGTGGCGAGCGCAGACAGCCCAGGTCTACGAAGGCCGGCCTCAGCATCCGGTCGCCCAGGCCCTGGCCTCAGTGGTGCGCCATTACGCCCTGCCCCAGGAGCAGTTCCAGGAGATCGTCGACGGCGTGGAAACGGAGCTCAACTGCTGGCGGTTTGCAGACTTCAAAGCGCTCCAGCTCCACTGCCACCGTCTCGGAAGCATCCCCGCCGTCCTGGCGGCGGAGATCTATGGGTATCAGGATCGGCGCACGCTCAAGTTTGCCCACGACTTGGGACTCGCCTTGCGGCTGACCACCATCGTGCTCGACGTGGGTGCCGACGCCCGCCGCGGTCGCCTGTACTTGCCTGAGGACGAACTGGCAGCGCACGGCGTCACGGCGTTGGATTCCTCCCGCCTCTGTCCTGAGCCGAACCTCACCGCCCTCCTGCGGTGCCAGATCGAGCGCTGCGACCGGCTGTATGCCCAGGCTCTAGCCCAGCTCCCGGCAGCGGACCGCCGGGCTCAACGTCCCGCGCTGGCCCTCGCCGCCATCGGCCGTGCGCTCCTGGACGAGATCCGGGACAATCCTGCTCAAGTGCTCACTGCCCGCATCGACCTCACGCCCCTGAGAAAGCTGTGGCTCGCGTGGCGGACCTGCACCTTTACCTGA
- a CDS encoding SDR family NAD(P)-dependent oxidoreductase, whose translation MKPYQPSPDLLKNRVILVTGAGQGIGRAAALAFAAHGATVILHGRQEARLNAVYDEIERAGHPKPVVFALDLMRANDAEFQAMAEAIGAQLGRLDGILHNAAERYLPAPLELQPLEQWLRHLRVGLAAAAAINRACAPLLKAAPDASVVMTSETHGHVPKAYWGAFAVSKAGVEALVKIQADEWELYPQLRINAVIPGPVRSPQRIATHPGIPKEQLPDPTVLMPAYLYLMGPDSQGISGEIIDCQTWIAAGALPRTAE comes from the coding sequence ATGAAACCCTACCAACCCTCGCCCGACCTGCTCAAAAACCGGGTGATCCTCGTCACCGGCGCCGGTCAAGGCATCGGACGCGCCGCCGCCCTGGCCTTTGCCGCCCACGGCGCCACGGTCATCCTCCACGGCCGCCAGGAGGCGCGCCTCAACGCGGTGTACGATGAAATCGAACGAGCCGGCCATCCGAAGCCCGTCGTCTTCGCCCTGGACCTGATGCGCGCCAACGACGCCGAGTTCCAGGCCATGGCCGAGGCGATCGGCGCCCAACTCGGCCGCCTGGACGGAATTCTCCACAACGCCGCCGAACGCTACCTGCCTGCACCCCTGGAGCTGCAACCGCTGGAGCAGTGGCTAAGGCACTTGCGGGTGGGCCTGGCGGCTGCGGCGGCCATCAATCGGGCCTGCGCCCCGTTGCTGAAAGCCGCGCCGGATGCCTCGGTGGTCATGACCTCCGAGACCCACGGCCACGTCCCGAAAGCCTACTGGGGAGCGTTCGCGGTGTCGAAGGCCGGCGTGGAAGCGCTGGTGAAGATCCAGGCGGATGAGTGGGAGCTCTATCCCCAGCTTCGTATCAACGCGGTGATCCCGGGCCCGGTGCGCTCGCCCCAGCGCATCGCCACGCATCCCGGCATTCCCAAGGAACAGCTTCCGGACCCCACAGTCCTGATGCCCGCCTACCTCTACCTGATGGGCCCCGACAGCCAGGGCATAAGCGGCGAGATCATCGACTGCCAGACCTGGATCGCTGCGGGAGCGCTCCCCAGGACCGCAGAGTGA
- a CDS encoding acyl-CoA thioesterase yields the protein MEKKRKLVYVERVPIRWGDMDAYGHVNNTVYFRFMEQARVGWMATLGLNLVAPEQGPVIVTASCVFLKQLDYPGTMEVRMYAGDLGRSSLMSYYELRKEGEEGLYATGEAKIVWADQRERKSMPIPDWVREKLRD from the coding sequence ATGGAAAAGAAGCGCAAACTGGTCTACGTCGAGCGCGTCCCTATCCGCTGGGGCGACATGGATGCCTACGGCCACGTGAACAACACCGTGTATTTCCGCTTCATGGAGCAGGCAAGGGTGGGATGGATGGCGACGCTGGGGCTCAACCTGGTGGCGCCGGAGCAGGGGCCCGTCATCGTCACCGCGAGCTGCGTGTTCCTCAAGCAGCTCGACTATCCGGGTACGATGGAGGTGCGCATGTACGCAGGCGATCTGGGGCGTTCGAGCCTCATGTCTTACTACGAGCTGCGGAAAGAGGGGGAGGAGGGGCTCTACGCCACCGGCGAGGCCAAGATCGTGTGGGCCGACCAGCGGGAGCGCAAATCGATGCCCATCCCCGACTGGGTGCGGGAGAAGCTTCGAGACTGA
- a CDS encoding electron transfer flavoprotein-ubiquinone oxidoreductase, whose product MPERESMEYDVVIVGAGPAGLAAAIRLKQLAREHAHDVSVCVLEKGSEVGAHILSGAVMDPRALTELIPDWKDRGAPLTVPVTEDRFLFLSEKRALRISNALLPACFKNHGNYVVSLGNVCRWLATQAEALGVEIFAGFAAAEMLYNDEGWVKGVVTGDLGLDKNGQPTPHYQPGIELHAKYTFLAEGCRGHLGKQLEERFNLRAGRDPQVYGLGIKELWEVQPDRHQPGLVLHTVGWPLDPDTYGGSWMYHDANRLVSLGLVVGLAYSNPYLSPFEEMQRWKTHPAIRRFLEGGRRIAYGARTLTAGGLQSLPKLTFPGGALIGDDAGFLVASRLKGSHAAIKSGMLAAEAAFDALKAGRGGVELTAYTEAFRSSWLYEELYRARNFKPWLSKSLYTGALMFAIDQHLFRGRAPWTLHHRHADHETLKRKTDTQPIVYPKPDGVITFDRLSSVYLSNTHHEANQPSHLKLRDLSVPVSVNLALYGGPESRYCPAGVYEFVEADGPEGWRLQINAQNCVHCKSCDIKDPTQNIVWVVPEGGGGPHYPNM is encoded by the coding sequence ATGCCTGAACGCGAGTCGATGGAGTATGACGTCGTGATCGTCGGTGCCGGTCCCGCCGGCCTCGCGGCGGCCATTCGCCTCAAGCAGTTGGCGCGGGAGCATGCCCACGACGTCTCCGTGTGCGTGCTGGAAAAGGGCTCCGAGGTGGGTGCGCATATTCTTTCCGGCGCGGTGATGGACCCGCGGGCGCTCACGGAGCTGATCCCGGATTGGAAGGACAGGGGTGCTCCCCTCACCGTGCCGGTCACCGAGGATCGCTTTCTTTTCCTCTCCGAAAAAAGGGCGTTGCGCATCTCCAACGCCCTGCTGCCTGCGTGTTTCAAGAACCACGGCAACTACGTCGTGAGCCTCGGCAACGTGTGTCGTTGGCTCGCCACCCAGGCGGAGGCGCTGGGGGTGGAAATCTTCGCTGGCTTTGCCGCGGCCGAAATGCTTTACAACGACGAAGGGTGGGTCAAGGGCGTCGTCACCGGCGATCTGGGCCTTGACAAGAACGGCCAACCCACGCCCCATTACCAGCCAGGGATCGAGCTCCACGCAAAGTATACTTTCCTCGCCGAAGGTTGCCGCGGACACCTGGGGAAACAGCTGGAGGAGCGCTTCAATCTGCGGGCCGGCCGGGACCCCCAAGTCTATGGCCTCGGAATCAAGGAACTCTGGGAGGTGCAGCCCGACCGGCATCAGCCCGGCCTCGTCCTGCACACCGTGGGCTGGCCGCTGGATCCCGACACCTATGGCGGGTCGTGGATGTACCACGACGCAAACCGTCTGGTGTCCCTAGGCCTTGTCGTGGGGCTCGCTTACTCCAACCCCTACCTCTCCCCGTTCGAGGAAATGCAGCGCTGGAAGACCCATCCGGCCATCCGGCGCTTTCTGGAAGGGGGGCGGCGCATTGCCTATGGGGCCCGTACTCTGACGGCCGGCGGGCTTCAATCGCTTCCCAAGCTCACTTTCCCGGGCGGCGCCCTCATCGGAGACGACGCGGGATTTCTGGTCGCCTCCCGTCTCAAGGGAAGTCACGCCGCCATCAAGTCCGGCATGCTGGCGGCGGAGGCAGCCTTTGACGCCCTCAAGGCGGGCCGTGGCGGCGTCGAGCTCACCGCCTACACGGAGGCGTTCCGCTCGAGCTGGCTCTACGAGGAGCTCTACCGGGCCCGAAACTTCAAGCCGTGGCTGTCCAAAAGCCTCTACACCGGCGCCCTGATGTTCGCCATCGACCAGCACCTTTTCCGGGGAAGAGCGCCGTGGACACTCCATCATCGCCACGCCGACCACGAAACGTTAAAAAGAAAAACCGATACCCAGCCGATCGTCTATCCGAAACCCGACGGCGTCATCACCTTCGACCGCCTCTCGTCGGTATACCTTTCCAACACCCACCACGAGGCAAACCAGCCCAGCCACTTGAAGCTTCGGGACCTCTCGGTGCCGGTGAGCGTCAACCTGGCGCTTTACGGCGGGCCGGAAAGCCGCTACTGCCCGGCGGGGGTCTATGAGTTCGTCGAGGCCGACGGGCCGGAGGGCTGGCGCCTACAGATCAACGCCCAGAACTGCGTTCACTGCAAAAGCTGCGACATTAAGGACCCGACGCAGAATATCGTCTGGGTCGTGCCAGAGGGAGGCGGCGGCCCCCACTATCCCAACATGTGA
- a CDS encoding CBS domain-containing protein encodes MAREYLPLPSRHLKPKTTFARPTQYLPQRVTLDDPAVNVMTDLKQVVAITIDPEASIENANRVMIRRGVRLLLVVDVNNYLLGIITATDILGEKPMQFIQSHGGTRNEIRVRDIMTPHDQLEVLNMEDVRTAKVGHIVATLRHVGRQHAAVAEVDEHGNDVLRGLFSTSQISKQLGQPIHTTEIARSFAEVEAALA; translated from the coding sequence ATGGCCCGGGAGTACCTGCCCCTGCCCTCGCGCCACTTGAAGCCCAAAACCACTTTTGCACGGCCCACCCAGTACCTGCCGCAACGCGTCACGCTGGACGACCCGGCGGTGAACGTGATGACCGACCTCAAGCAGGTCGTGGCCATCACCATCGATCCGGAGGCGAGCATCGAGAACGCGAACCGCGTCATGATCCGGCGCGGTGTCCGGCTGCTGCTGGTGGTGGACGTGAACAACTATCTGCTTGGCATCATCACCGCCACCGACATCCTGGGCGAGAAACCGATGCAGTTCATTCAGTCCCACGGTGGCACCCGGAACGAGATCCGGGTACGGGACATCATGACGCCCCATGACCAGCTAGAAGTGCTCAACATGGAAGACGTGCGCACCGCCAAGGTAGGCCACATTGTGGCGACGTTGCGGCACGTCGGCCGCCAGCACGCGGCGGTCGCTGAAGTGGACGAGCACGGAAACGACGTGCTGAGGGGCCTGTTCTCCACCAGCCAGATCAGCAAGCAATTGGGTCAGCCCATCCACACGACCGAAATCGCCCGCAGCTTTGCGGAGGTGGAGGCAGCGCTCGCCTAG
- the typA gene encoding translational GTPase TypA, translated as MSPARPIRNIALIAHVDHGKTTLVDKLLHQAGAFAAHQHIQERVLDMNALERERGITILAKNTAVDYEGVHINIVDTPGHRDFGGEVERVLSMVDGVLLLVDAVEGPMPQTRFVTRKALALGLKPIVVVNKVDRDGARPAWVINQTFDLFDKLGAAEDQLDFPVVYASALQGWANASSLEPRRDMRDLFDAILRHVPAPAGDPDAAFQLRISALDYSAYVGRIGVGRIARGRLRPGQEVVVLPHGRTPLKARVGQVFSFRGLERVPLEEAAAGDIVQVTGIEAVAIGATLADPEHPEALPGLAVDEPTLTMSFHVNTSPLAGQEGKFVTSRQLRERLARELHTNVALRVEDTEDADVFRVSGRGELHLTILLENMRREGYELAVGRPRVIAKMVNGQMCEPYEALTLDLEEAHQGAVMEALGFRRGELLDLVSDGKGRVRLEYRLPARSLIGFQNEFLNLTRGSGLMGHVFDDYGPLKADIPGRRNGALVSQENGQAVAYALFNLQERGRLFVKPGDKVYEGMVVGIHSRDNDLVVNPVKEKKLTNIRAAGKDENVILTPPVPLSLEYAVEFIEDDELVEITPKSIRIRKRFLKEHERRRTRRAEQVPAA; from the coding sequence ATGAGCCCCGCGCGCCCCATTCGCAACATCGCCCTCATCGCCCACGTGGACCACGGCAAGACCACCTTGGTGGACAAGCTGCTCCACCAGGCGGGCGCCTTCGCCGCCCATCAGCACATCCAGGAGCGGGTGTTGGACATGAACGCGCTGGAGCGGGAGCGCGGCATCACCATCCTCGCCAAAAACACCGCGGTCGACTACGAGGGCGTGCATATCAACATCGTGGATACGCCGGGCCACCGGGACTTCGGCGGCGAAGTGGAACGGGTGCTCTCGATGGTGGACGGCGTGCTGCTCCTGGTGGACGCGGTGGAGGGTCCCATGCCCCAGACCCGCTTCGTCACCCGCAAAGCGCTGGCGCTGGGCCTCAAACCCATCGTGGTGGTCAACAAGGTGGACCGGGACGGCGCACGGCCCGCCTGGGTGATCAACCAGACCTTCGATCTGTTCGACAAGCTGGGCGCCGCCGAGGACCAGCTCGACTTTCCAGTGGTGTATGCCTCCGCCCTCCAAGGATGGGCGAACGCCTCTTCCCTCGAGCCCCGCCGGGATATGCGCGACCTGTTCGACGCGATTCTGCGCCATGTGCCTGCCCCCGCCGGCGATCCCGACGCAGCTTTCCAGCTGCGCATCAGTGCCCTCGATTACTCCGCCTACGTGGGCCGGATCGGCGTCGGCCGCATCGCCCGGGGGCGGCTGCGGCCGGGCCAGGAGGTGGTCGTCCTCCCGCACGGGCGCACGCCGCTCAAGGCGCGCGTGGGCCAGGTGTTCAGCTTCCGCGGGCTGGAACGCGTGCCCCTGGAGGAAGCGGCCGCCGGCGACATCGTGCAGGTAACCGGCATCGAGGCGGTGGCCATCGGCGCAACCCTCGCCGATCCCGAACACCCAGAGGCGCTGCCCGGCTTGGCGGTGGACGAGCCGACCCTCACCATGAGCTTTCACGTCAACACCTCACCCCTCGCCGGTCAAGAAGGCAAGTTCGTCACCTCACGCCAGCTGCGCGAGCGGCTCGCGCGGGAGCTTCACACCAACGTGGCCTTGCGGGTGGAAGACACCGAGGACGCAGACGTCTTCCGCGTCTCCGGCCGAGGAGAGCTGCATCTGACGATCCTGCTCGAGAACATGCGCCGAGAAGGCTACGAGCTGGCGGTGGGCCGCCCTCGGGTCATTGCCAAGATGGTCAACGGCCAAATGTGCGAGCCTTACGAGGCCCTGACGCTGGATCTGGAGGAGGCTCACCAGGGCGCAGTCATGGAAGCCCTAGGATTTCGCCGCGGCGAGCTCCTGGACCTGGTCTCCGACGGCAAGGGCCGCGTGCGTCTTGAGTACCGCCTTCCCGCTCGGAGCTTAATTGGCTTCCAGAACGAATTCCTCAACCTCACCCGCGGCAGCGGCCTCATGGGCCACGTGTTTGACGACTATGGTCCCTTGAAGGCCGACATCCCAGGCCGCCGTAACGGCGCGCTGGTATCCCAGGAGAACGGCCAGGCGGTGGCCTACGCCCTTTTCAACCTGCAGGAGCGGGGACGCCTGTTCGTGAAACCCGGCGACAAGGTGTACGAAGGTATGGTGGTCGGTATCCACAGCCGCGACAATGACCTCGTGGTGAATCCCGTCAAGGAAAAAAAGCTCACTAACATCCGCGCCGCCGGCAAGGACGAGAACGTCATCCTCACGCCACCCGTCCCCCTCAGCCTGGAGTACGCAGTGGAATTCATCGAGGACGACGAACTGGTGGAGATCACCCCGAAATCCATCCGTATCCGCAAGCGCTTCCTCAAGGAACACGAGCGGAGGCGAACGCGGAGGGCGGAGCAGGTTCCAGCGGCGTAG
- a CDS encoding acetyl-CoA C-acyltransferase: MTRQVEDAYIVAVARTPVGRAPRGVMRTVRPDAMLAHVLKAVLERAPGLDPAAVEDVIVGCAMPEGEQGLNVARIALLLAGLPDSVPGMTINRFCASGLQAVALAADRIRLGEAQVMIAGGTESMSMVPMGGNKPSYNPEIFAKNENIAIAYGMGITAEKVASRWQVSREDQDVFALRSHQKAIAAIDAGEFRDEIVPYTVMEKRPGIEDREVRRDCREVSLDEGPRRDTSLEALARLKPAFAANGSVTAGNSSQTSDGAAAVLLASGQACKRFNLTPLGRFLGYAVAGVPPEIMGIGPVKAIPRVLARVGLKQDEVDWIELNEAFAAQALAVIRDLDLNPDKVNPLGGAIALGHPLGATGAIRTATLMCGLRRRKLRYGMVTMCVGTGMGAAGVFEAL; this comes from the coding sequence ATGACCAGGCAAGTTGAGGATGCCTACATCGTGGCGGTGGCCCGCACGCCTGTCGGACGCGCGCCTCGGGGCGTGATGAGGACGGTGCGCCCGGACGCCATGCTGGCCCACGTGCTGAAGGCGGTGCTCGAGCGGGCCCCGGGCCTGGACCCGGCGGCGGTGGAGGACGTGATCGTGGGCTGCGCCATGCCGGAGGGCGAGCAGGGGTTGAACGTGGCTCGCATTGCCCTGCTCCTGGCGGGACTGCCCGATTCGGTGCCGGGCATGACCATTAACCGCTTCTGCGCCTCGGGGTTGCAGGCGGTGGCGCTGGCGGCGGACCGCATCCGGCTTGGCGAAGCGCAGGTGATGATCGCTGGCGGCACTGAGAGCATGAGCATGGTGCCGATGGGAGGAAACAAGCCCTCCTACAACCCGGAAATTTTCGCCAAAAACGAGAACATCGCCATCGCCTATGGCATGGGCATCACGGCCGAAAAAGTGGCAAGTCGGTGGCAGGTGAGCCGCGAGGACCAGGATGTCTTCGCGCTGCGCAGCCACCAGAAGGCCATCGCCGCCATTGACGCGGGTGAATTCCGCGACGAGATCGTTCCCTACACGGTGATGGAGAAACGTCCGGGGATCGAGGACCGGGAGGTCCGTCGAGACTGCCGCGAAGTGTCGCTGGACGAGGGGCCCCGGCGCGACACGTCCCTCGAGGCGTTGGCCAGGCTCAAGCCCGCTTTCGCCGCCAACGGGTCCGTCACCGCCGGCAACAGCTCCCAAACCTCCGACGGCGCGGCGGCGGTGTTGCTCGCCAGTGGACAAGCCTGCAAGCGATTCAACCTCACGCCTTTGGGCCGCTTCCTGGGTTACGCGGTCGCCGGCGTGCCTCCCGAGATCATGGGGATCGGTCCGGTGAAAGCGATCCCCAGGGTGCTCGCGCGCGTGGGATTGAAGCAGGACGAGGTGGACTGGATCGAGCTGAACGAGGCCTTCGCTGCCCAGGCGCTGGCTGTGATCCGCGACCTCGACCTCAATCCTGACAAAGTCAATCCGCTGGGCGGCGCTATTGCCCTCGGACACCCCCTGGGGGCGACGGGAGCCATCCGCACCGCGACGCTGATGTGCGGGCTACGGCGCCGCAAGCTCCGCTACGGCATGGTGACCATGTGCGTCGGCACCGGCATGGGGGCGGCAGGGGTGTTCGAGGCGCTGTAG